In Colletotrichum higginsianum IMI 349063 chromosome 1, whole genome shotgun sequence, one genomic interval encodes:
- a CDS encoding Mago nashi, with the protein MTAPTDQFYLRYYSGHSGRFGHEFLEFDFRVLGDGRSAVARYANNSNYRNDSLIRKEMCVSALIIDEIKRIIKTSEIMKEDDSKWPQKNKDGRQELEIRLGNDHISFEVGDDGFVGISRTGLTCLVQTAKIGSLVDVTESADPEGLRVFYYLVQDLKALVFSLIALHFKIKPI; encoded by the exons ATGACGGCCCCTACTGATCAGTTCTACCTCCGATACTA CTCTGGCCATTCTGGACGGTTCGGACACGAGTTCCTGG AATTCGACTTCCGCGTTCTCGGCGATGGAAGAAGCGCAGTTGCGCGTTACGCGAACAACTCCAATTACCGAAACGACAGCCTGATTCGCAAAGAGA TGTGCGTCAGCGCTCTTATCATTGACGAGATCAAGCGCATCATCAAGACAAGCGAGATCATGAA GGAAGACGACTCCAAGTGGCCACAAAAGAACAAAGACGGACGTCAAGAACTCGAGATTCGGCTGGGCAACGACCACATTTCTTTCGAGGTGGGTGACGACGGCTTCGTTGGTATCTCAAGAACTGGGCTGACATGTCTCGTACAGACCGCTAAGATTGGTTCACTGGTCGACGTGACCGAGTCGGCCGACCCCGAAGGACTGCGAGTGTTCTACTATCTAGTGCAGGATCTGAAGGCTCTGGTGTTCAGTCTGATTGCCCTGCACTTCAAGATCAAGCCCATCTAA
- a CDS encoding Coatomer subunit beta: protein MASFLENAYSLVHQDNAADIPSLSDLRTQLEKGTDESKVETMKRILTIMLNGDPMPNLLMHIIRFVMPSKHKALKKLLYFYYEICPKLDSNGKLKQEMILVCNGIRNDLQHPNEYIRGNTLRFLCKLREPELIEPLLSSARQCLEHRHAYVRKNAVFAVSSIYTHSASLIPDASDLIATFLEAENDATCKRNAFAALASIDHEKALLYLSTVFEGIPNAEELLQLVELEFIRKDAVQNSQNKARYLRLIFDLLEANASTVVYEAASSLTALTNNPVAVKAAAAKFIELSIKEADNNVKLIVLDRVDQLRKKNEGILDDLVMEILRVLSSPDIDVRRKALDIALEMVSSKNVEEVVLLLKKELSKTVDQEYEKNTEYRQLLIHTIHQCAIKFSEVAASVVDLLMDFIADFNNTSAVDVINFVKEVVEKFPNLRKPIVQRLVATLSEVRAGKVYRGIMWIIGEYSLEERDIRDAWRSIRASLGEIPILASEQRLLDGDGDEENKEQVNGHSKPAAPTGSRKVLADGTYATETALTSQSAVAAKLEAVKAAQKPPLRQLILDGDYYLATVLSATLVKLVMRHAEISAESARTNALRGEAMLIMISIIRVGQSQFVKAPIDEDSVDRIMSCVRSLSEFTQNKELETVYLDDTRKAFRAMVQAEEKKKAAKEAVEKAKTAIQVDDVVQIRQLSKKNANDGLDEIEVDLERATGGEATAEDLSSKLSRVVQLTGFSDPVYAEAYVKVHQFDIVLDVLLVNQTMETLQNLSVEFATLGDLKVVERPTTQNLGPHDFHNVQCTIKVSSTDTGVIFGNVVYDGAHSTDTNVVILNDLHVDIMDYIQPATCTETQFRTMWTEFEWENKVNINSKAKSLRDFLEQLMAATNMNCLTPEASMKGDCQFLSANLYARSVFGEDALANLSIEKEGEDGPITGFVRIRSRSQGLALSLGSLKGLNKIGSAA from the exons ATGGCCTCCTTTCTGGAAAATGCGTACAGCTTGGTGCACCAGGACAATGCTGCCGACATCCCTTCCCTGTCCGACCTGCGCACGCAGCTCGAGAAGGGCACCGATGAGAGCAAGGTCGAGACCATGAAGCGCATTCTCACCATCATGCTCAACGGCGACCCGATGCCTAACCTGCTCATGCACATCATCCGATTCGTTATGCCCTCGAAGCACAAGGCTCTGAAGAAGCTCCTGTACTTTTACTACGAGATCTGCCCTAAGCTTGACTCCAATGGCAAGCTCAAGCAGGAGATGATCTTGGTCTG CAACGGTATCAGAAACGACCTGCAGCACCCTAACGAGTACATCCGAGGAAACACGCTCCGTTTCCTGTGCAAGCTTAGGGAACCCGAGCTCATTGAGCCTCTGCTTTCGTCCGCGAGACAATGCCTCGAGCACCGCCACGCCTACGTCCGCAAgaacgccgtcttcgccgtctcATCCATCTACACACACTCCGCCTCCCTGATCCCTGATGCCTCCGACCTCATCGCCACCTTCCTCGAAGCCGAGAACGACGCAACATGCAAGCGCAACGCCTTCGCCGCGCTGGCGTCCATCGACCACGAAAAGGCCCTGCTCTACCTGAGCACCGTATTCGAGGGTATTCCGAACGCAGAGGAACTCctgcagctcgtcgagctcgagttCATTCGCAAGGATGCCGTCCAAAACTCGCAGAACAAG GCGCGGTATCTCAGACTCATTTTCGACCTCCTCGAAGCAAACGCCTCGACCGTCGTGTACGAAGCCGCTTCTTCATTAACCGCCCTCACCAACAACCCTGTCGCTGTcaaggccgcggccgccaagTTCATCGAGCTCAGCATTAAGGAGGCGGACAACAACGTTAAGCTCATCGTGCTGGACCGGGTCGACCAGCTGCGGAAAAAGAACGAGGGTATCCTGGACGACTTGGTTATGGAGATTCTCCGCGTCCTCTCCAGCCCCGACATTGATGTTCGACGCAAGGCCCTGGACATTGCTCTCGAGATGGTGTCGAGCAAGAacgtcgaggaggttgtCCTCTTGCTCAAGAAGGAGCTGTCCAAGACCGTCGACCAGGAGTACGAGAAGAACACCGAGTACCGTCAACTCCTCATCCACACCATCCATCAATGCGCCATCAAGTTCTCCGAGGTTGCTGCTagcgtcgtcgacctgctAATGGACTTCATCGCCGACTTCAACAACACCTCTGCCGTCGATGTCATCAACTTTGTGaaggaggtcgtcgagaagtTCCCCAACCTGCGCAAGCCCATCGTCCAGAGGCTGGTTGCTACCCTGAGCGAGGTGCGCGCTGGAAAGGTGTATAGGGGAATCATGTGGATTATAGGAGAATATTCCCTGGAGGAGCGCGACATCAGGGATGCGTGGAGGAGCATTCGTGCCAGCCTTGGCGAAATCCCGATTCTCGCTTCGGAACAACGACTTcttgacggtgacggcgacgaggaaaaCAAGGAGCAGGTCAACGGCCACTCCAAGCCCGCGGCACCCACCGGCTCCCGAAAGGTCCTTGCCGATGGTACTTACGCTACCGAGACGGCGCTCACTAGCCAGTctgctgttgctgccaaGTTGGAAGCCGTCAAGGCTGCCCAGAAGCCTCCTCTGCGCCAGctcatcctcgacggcgactACTACCTCGCAACCGTTCTCTCCGCcaccctagtgaagctggTCATGCGCCACGCTGAGATCTCTGCCGAGTCCGCTCGTACCAATGCACTTCGGGGCGAGGCCATGCTCATCATGATTTCCATCATCCGTGTCGGACAGTCGCAATTCGTCAAGGCCCCTATCGACGAAGACTCTGTGGACCGCATCATGTCTTGCGTGCGGTCATTGTCTGAGTTCACCCAGAACAAGGAACTCGAGACTGTTTACCTCGATGATACCCGGAAGGCGTTCAGGGCGATGgtccaggccgaggagaagaaaaaggctgccaaggaggctgtcgagaaggccaagacaGCCAtccaggtcgacgacgttgtTCAGATCCGCCAGCTGTCCAAGAAGAACGCCAACGATGGACTGGATGAGATTGAAGTCGACCTGGAGAGGGCAACCGGCGGAGAGGCCACCGCAGAGGATCTGTCATCCAAGCTCAGCCGCGTTGTCCAGCTGACCGGCTTCTCCGACCCCGTCTACGCCGAGGCCTACGTCAAGGTGCACCAGTTCGACATCGTCTTGGACGTGCTGCTGGTCAACCAGACCATGGAGACGCTGCAGAACCTGTCAGTCGAGTTTGCTACTCTTGGTGATCTCAAGGTTGTCGAGCGCCCGACAACACAGAACCTGGGTCCCCATGACTTCCACAACGTCCAGTGCACTATCAAGGTCTCGTCCACGGATACCGGCGTCATCTTCGGCAACGTCGTCTACGACGGCGCCCACTCTACGGACACTAATGTTGTCATCCTCAACGATCTCCACGTTGACATTATGGACTACATTCAGCCCGCAACGTGTACCGAGACGCAGTTCCGCACGATGTGGACCGAGTTTGAGTGGGAGAACAAGGTCAACATCAACTCCAAGGCCAAGTCTCTCCGCGATTTCCTCGAACAGCTGATGGCAGCGACCAACATGAACTGCCTGACCCCGGAGGCCAGCATGAAGGGCGACTGCCAGTTCCTGAGCGCCAACCTGTACGCTCGCAGCGTTTTCG GCGAGGACGCTCTGGCCAACTTGAGcatcgagaaggagggcgaggacggacCCATCACCGGCTTCGTCAGAATAAGAAGCAGATCGCAGGGCCTGGCCTTGAGCCTGGGTTCTCTCAAGGGCCTCAACAAGATCGGCTCGGCGGCATAA
- a CDS encoding Ubiquitin domain-containing protein: protein MGCCASRLDADGPYPDPTNTDSARATNSAVAATSGSRDASAAETTQTSSGRRRARHSHMPLDKHINKPMRRHVWASKGRAWTRAALDRERADFFDTRVTGRPEVWQSLRAALEVLWDPVAQGAAADGTDGLATAQGILDAAEITLPTGDLAQGAYDQLGNYYPLSEWLVADPTNLVEDDVTVADEALSTADLKDDLAGGDETTEDLDEDDNLRRREEKGKAVVDARDQLSVLARLSETARDVTVSFLKSDTVRVVARKIQEESGLATAKKVRIAYMGRILKENLSLVEQGWQEGHVVNALVFDR from the exons ATG GGCTGCTGCGCTTcccgcctcgacgccgacggcccgTACCCGGATCCGACCAACACGGACTCCGCGCGAGCCACCAAcagcgccgtcgccgcaaCCTCTGGCTCCCGTgacgcctccgccgccgagaccacACAGACCTCCtcgggtcgccgccgcgcccgccacTCGCACATGCCCCTCGACAAGCACATCAACAAACCCATGCGCCGCCACGTCTGGGCCTCTAAGGGCCGCGCCTGGacccgcgccgccctcgaccgcgagcgcgccgacttcttcgacaCCCGCGTCACCGGACGGCCCGAGGTCTGGCAGTCCCtgcgcgccgccctcgaggtcCTCTGGGATCCCGTCGcccagggcgccgccgccgacggcaccgacggcctcgccacCGCCCAGGgcatcctcgacgccgccgagatcacCCTCCCCACGGGCGACCTCGCTCAGGGCGCCTACGACCAGTTGGGCAACTACTACCCGCTTTCCGAGTGGCTCGTCGCAGACCCCAccaacctcgtcgaggacgacgtcaccgtcgccgacgaggccctctCCACCGCAGACCTCAaggacgacctcgccggcggcgacgagaccaccgaggacctcgacgaggacgacaaccTCCGCCgcagggaggagaagggcaaggccgtcgtcgacgcccgagACCAGCTCTCCGTGCTGGCCCGCCTCAGTGAGACCGCCCGCGACGTCACCGTCAGCTTCCTCAAATCGGACACTGTCAGAGTCGTTGCGCGAAAGATCCAGGAGGAGTCAGGC CTCGCCACCGCCAAAAAGGTCCGCATTGCCTACATGGGCAGGATTCTCAAGGAGAACCTCTCCCTCGTCGAACAGGGCTGGCAGGAGGGTCATGTAGTAAAtgccctcgtcttcgaccgATAG